In bacterium, the genomic window TCGAGGATCGAGAGCACAACCCTGCGGCCGATGCGGAGCGTCCGACCAACGAACTCGTTTTCCGCAAATCCGGCGGCGGGCGCGAGGTCCGTGAAGATGTTGGCCCGGAATCGCCGCTTTTCCATCTCAGCACCGAGCTCGTCTCCGAGTTGGCGCGCGGTTTGGACCGAGAACAACGAAACGGGGCGACAATCGGTCATCGACTTGTCGGAACGCAGCAACCTGAGCCCTTCGGGCCTGGCGAGCCGCTCACTCAGTTCCCGCGGAAGCGCCGGGTCATCAACGGCAAGCACGGCGCCCGAGGGTGTCTCGACTTCGACGGCTAGATCAGCTGCATCCGCAGGAACCGGATTCAGGCCGGGCCCCGCATTTTCGGCCTCGGCCCAGTTCGGGGGTTTCATCGCCTTTTCAGGATGACGGAAGCGCGGCCGGTAGAGCAGCATCGTCGCCTGTTCCCGTCCCGTCAGGTACGGAAAAGCCTTGGGCCTGGCTTCTCCGCGGAACGCAAAGAGGCGGTCGCCGAAGATGCCCGCGAAGCCGACAAACGCCTCGTCCATTTGTTCGCCACGCATGCTCTTGACGGGGTACCGCCACAGGCTCTCGACGTTACCTACGATACTCACAGAGCCCTCCGGAGTACTTCCTAAACGCTGAACGCGTGCATGAAGCGTGTCCCGCGCCCTCACGGGGGCTAAACACCCCACAGTTTAACCTAAGGTCTGAAAGAGATCTGTCTAGGCAAGGGCAGAGTAATGTCAGCCGGATCTTCGCGGGACAAGCCGTCGGCATTAAAGACGTGCACGATGACATCT contains:
- a CDS encoding MOSC domain-containing protein, translating into MSIVGNVESLWRYPVKSMRGEQMDEAFVGFAGIFGDRLFAFRGEARPKAFPYLTGREQATMLLYRPRFRHPEKAMKPPNWAEAENAGPGLNPVPADAADLAVEVETPSGAVLAVDDPALPRELSERLARPEGLRLLRSDKSMTDCRPVSLFSVQTARQLGDELGAEMEKRRFRANIFTDLAPAAGFAENEFVGRTLRIGRRVVLSILERDARCAMITIDPDTAERTPAILRHVVKTHNREAGVYGAVLVEGVVRVGDKIEAID